From the genome of Methanofollis sp. UBA420:
GAGGTCTGACATCTCCCGGTCATAGTGCTGGCCGGTGTGGACGAGGACCTCCTCGTGCTCTTTCCGCAGTTCCCTGGAGACGGGCGCACACTTGATGAACTGGGGGCGGGCCCCGACGACGGTGAGGATCTTCATGCTGAGGATAGGGTAGGGAGGAGGAGGGCAAGAGGGTTGCGATAAGGAGACGATGCCATGGTCGGGTGAGATGTCATCCTGATGACAGGAATTCAGAGAGGCATCAGTAACCTCGAAATATCACTCGTTCTCTGGAGGCTTCAAGGTGCGCCGCATCGTCTCAATCTGATCTCTCAGTTCAGGGAGTTGCCGGGTGATGATGAACCAGACCGTCTCAGGGTCAACACCGAAGTAATGGTGAATGACAACATTCCTGAGGCCGACAATTTTTCGCCAGGGAATCTGGGCATACTGCTCCCGGAGAGCGTCAGGTATATTGCCGCAGGCCTCACCGATCACCTCAAGATTCCGGATCACCGCATCAAAGGTCTTTCGATCAGTGGCGAACTCCTCTTCAGAGAGACCGCGGATATATTCTTCAATGGCACCGATGCCTTCCAGAATATCGTCGAGAAAGAAGGTGATTTCACGCTCAGACATAGACGAGGTCCCGGGAAATGGATCTCCTCAGATTTTTGCGCCGGTTGATCCCGCCTTTCAGGACGAGGTCGACCCTGAGACCAAGAAGATGTTCCAGGTCATCCCGCAGGTCCACGACATCCCACCCGATAGGATGTGCAAGATCGACCAGGATATCCACATCGCTCCCTTCGACCTGTTCATTTCGGGAATAGGACCCAAAGACACCGATCTCCCTGACCCCATATTTCCTCAGGAGATCAGGCTTTGCCTGCCTGAGAACCTCAAGGATCCGTTGCACTTCCCAGGTTCCAGGAATGGTGTCAACTGTTCCGGCCATGCATTCCATTCTGTTGCTGGAATATTAACGATTCCGGTCATACTCTGCTGAACTTCCCAGGAACAGAACGGTGTCGATTCATGCGGATCTCCAGGGCCATATCATATCAAAGTTTGATTGAGAAAGCAGTTCACAGAGGATCAGAAAATTATCAGGTAAATACAGATCCCGGGAAAAGAGTAAACTGCCGAAAGATTTTTTGCATCTCTCCTCCGGCAGATCACAACCACCGCGGCCAGGGCGCGCCGAGCTGCACGACAAGGTCCCGGATCTCGTCGCGGAGGCCGGGGTCTGCCTTCAGGAGGACGAGGCCATAGACGAGGCCGCCGAGGGCGACGGCGGCAAGGACGATGAAGACGTTTGTGAGGGGGATTGTGAGGCGGTAGAGGAGGACGACGAGGGCCATCGCTCCGGCGGCGAGGAGGATGTGGAGGACAGGACCACGTTCGAGTTTTACCGGGATTTGTTTCGAAAGATAATATCTGGCGATCCCTGCATTGACGAGCATCGTTACGAGGGTGGCAATCGCCGCCCCTTCGATCCCGAAGAGGGGGATGAGGGCGAGGTCGAGGACTATGTTCACGACCGCCGCCGTCCCGGTGGCATAGAAGGACTCCCTCGGGCGGTCGATGGCATTGAGGCACATGGTCTGGAGGTACATGAAGACATTGACCACCTGCACGAGGAGGAGGATGCCGAGTACTGCTGCCCCTTCGGCAAAGCCCGCACCATAGAAGAAGTACAGGAGGCGGTCGCCAAGGATCCATCCCCCGACCGCCACCGGGACTGCGAGGAGGAGGGAGTAGGTGACGGCGCGAGATAGGGAGAGGGTGACGCGGTCGAGGGCGCCGTCGGCGTGCCAGCGGCTGATCTTCGGATACAGAGTGGTGTGGAGTGCCGTCGTCGTGAAGGTGGCGGCAGCGGTGAACTGGAAGGCGATCCTGTAGATGCCGACATCGGCAGAGGACATGAAATAGCCGACGAGGACAGTATCGGCGTATGAGAAGACGGTGGCGCCACTGGAGGCGAGGAAGATCCAGAAGGAGAAGGTGAGAAGGTTTTTGAGGTGGGCAGCGGTGAAGCGAGCAAGACGGAGATGGAGATAGCGGAGGCAGAAGAGGCCGCCGACGATCATCCCGGCGACAAAACCGCCGATCAGTCCGGCGATCCCGTAACCGAGGAATACGGCGAGAACCTGGCTGAGAACCTTGACGACGTTATTCAGCAGGCTGGAGGTCTGGTTGACGCCGACCATTCCCTCGCCGTAAACACCATTCACCGTGACACCGAGGAAGACACCGACGATGAGGGCGAGGATGAGCCAGGGGACCATGCCTGTTGCTCCTTCCGTCATGAGATAATCGGAAAGGGCGAGTACCGCCGTTGCTGAGACGGCAAGGAAGGTGATTCTGAGGAAGAGGAAGGCGGTGAAGTGAGCGTTCTGCTCCTTCCCCTCTGAGATCCTCTTGACGGCAGCACCGCCAAAGCCGCCGTCTCCAAGAAGAGTGAATATTGAATAGTATGCTAGAAATAAAGAGTAAATACCGTAAATAGACGGACCCAGAGTATGAGCGAAGTACATCGTTGCTATAAATCCAATGGCCGTTACAGATATTGTCGAGAATAAGCTGATGATACTCTGCCGATGCAGAGGATCAATGCCCATAAAATGAAGGATACAACAACGAACCGGGCGCACACACTATAATAGTCGGAAAATGGATTAAAGATTTTGGAGTTTCGGAATGGTTCAAAGGGAGAAAAGGATATATTACCACAACTAACAAAAATAGACAAAGGAATATTAATTAGCCTCGCAATCGTCAATTTTGACTCATAATAGGTAAAATCATCTTACGATGCACCCATTCTAAAATCATCACAATCAAGAAAATGAGTTGGCATATGGGATCGATCTACTACAGATAGTAGTTGATCACGCGTAATAATATAGGCAGCAAAATACAATAATAGTAAAATGAAAGTCAGCATTATTCTTGGAACCAGACCAGAAATTATCAAGATGTCACCAGTGATCCGCCAGTTGCAAAGCCGATCTCTTGATTTTTATATCATACACACAGGACAGCATTATTCGTATAACATGGACAAAATTTTTTTTGATCAATTACATCTACCCAATCCACACTATAACCTCGACGTGGGATCTGGAACCCATGGAAGACAGACGGGATTAATGCTTGAAAAAATAGAAGATATTTTTATCAAGAACACACCCGATATAATACTGGTCCAGGGCGATACCAACACCGTATTGGCTGCGGCCCTTGTCGCCTCCAAAATGGGGATTAAAATTGGACATATTGAAGCAGGACTGCGGAGTTTTGACAGGTCCATGCCAGAAGAAACGAACAGAGTAATCACAGATCATCTTTCAGATTACTTATTCGCACCGACAGAAATTGCAAAGAACAATCTTTTACATGAAGGGATCGATGACCGATCCATCTTTGTCTGCGGGAATACCGTCGTAGATGCAGTCATGCAGAATCTCGATATCTCAAAAAAGGATACACAAATACTTGAAAAGTACGGGATATCAAAAAACAATTATTTTTTAATAACAGCACACCGGCAAGAAAACGTAGATCAGAAATCGAAACTTATAGGCATCATCCAGGGGTTAAAAATGCTGTATGAAGAATATGGAATCCCGATTCTGTTCCCAGCCCATCCACGAACGCAAAAGAATCTTCATCAATTCGGCATCCCTATCCCAGATGGCACCATAATGTTTGATCCCCCGGGATATCTTGAATTCCTCCAACTTGAAGAGAATGCCAAACTCATACTTACCGATTCTGGAGGTGTTCAGGAGGAAAGTTGTATTCTTGGAGTACCCACTGTGACACTTCGGGAAAACACAGAAAGACCGGAGACGATCCATATTGGGGCAAATATGATTGTCGGTACCGATCCAAATAAAATTATACAAGGCGTACGTACCATGATATTACAACAAATAAAATGGATTAATCCCTTCGGGGATGGAAATGCAGGAAAAAGAATTGTAGACACAATTATCGAGGGAAAATCATGAAAATATGTGTGATCGGTCTGGGATATATCGGTTTTCCTACCGCATTGCTCCTATCGAAGAATTATGAGGTTACCGGTTGCGACATTAACGAAGATCTGGTTAAAAAAATCAAAAATAAAATAGTACCTTTCTTTGAACCAGGAATAGAAGATTTATTTGACAAAACTCAACTAAAAGCAGAGACGCATCCGGTCCCATCGGATGTTTTTCTGATCTGTGTACCAACGCCATTTGATAAAGAAGTAAAAATGGCTGATCTCAGATACGTAAAAGGAGCATTGGAGAGTATCGTATCCGTGCTCGTCCCCGGTAACCTCGTGATAATCGAGTCCACGATTACACCAGGAACCTGCGAAAAAATTGCCGTACCCATTCTCGAACGTTCGGGTCTCAAGGTAGGAGAAGATATACACCTATCACACTGCCCTGAGCGGGCTATCCCCGGAAAAACCCTCTCCGAAATGGTTCAGAACGACAGGATCATTGGAGGCATCGACAAGTTTTCAGCAGATCTCACAGAGGATATCTATCGTACGTATGTAAAAGGAAAAATCTATAAAACGAATATCCGGACCGCAGAATTCGTAAAACTCATTGAAAATACATATAGGGATGTCAATATCGCTCTAGCAAACGAAATTGCAATGCTTTCGGAAGAAATGGGCATTAACATTTGGGAAGCCATAGATCTTGCAAATAAACACCCAAGAGTAAACATTCATCTTCCCGGACCAGGCGTTGGAGGTCATTGTATTGCTGTAGATCCTTGGTTTCTCACGGAGAACAGCATCAACGCAACACTGATCACTACCGCCCGAGAAATCAATGACAATATGCCATCTTTTGTGGTCAGCCGAATAAAGAGAATCTTAAAGGATCACGGCATTCTCAACCCTACAGTATCAGTTTTCGGTGTCGCCTACAAAGCAAATGTCGACGATACACGGGAGACGCCAGCGCTGAAACTGATCAAACTCTGCGAAAAAGAGGGGTGGAGCGTACGCATATTTGATCCAAATGTTAAAAAATTCGAATATCCACTCCTTTCGCTTGAAAAAGCAATCGATGGAACAGATATCATCATTATAGAAACCGGACACGACCAGTTCAAAGATGTGCTATCAAATCCGGATATTAGATCGCGCTTAAACAATAAAATTGTCTTAGATTGCCACAATATCATTGATAAGTCCGCGTGGAAGAAAGCAGGATTTTCAATCTACACTCTCGGAGACGGAAGTATATGAAAAAGGAGATGTCTTGTCACTCAGGCCCCTGCGATCATAGTCTCGGACACGATCCCCAAGGACACACCGATACAACAAAAAAAAGACACATAGTCACGGATTCATATAGTCTCAACCAGTATCAGGACGCTCCGCTCGAACGTGGTGATGTTCTCAGGTTTCAATTACTTGCCAAATATGCGTACGGCTCTGTATTGGATGTAGGATGTGGTACCGGGGATATGGCGAACTACATGAGTGATGTTGTACAGGAGTATGTTGGACTCGATACTGGTGGATTAATTCAGGTCCATGGTTCCCTCTACCAGCTCCCGATCAAAGACTCCGCATTCGATACAGTTATTCTCTCAGAGGTGCTGGAGCATCTAGAACATCCAATATACGCATTAAAAGAGATTGCGAGAGTGAGCAAAGAAAGGATCCTAATATCAGTTCCAAATCCCTGGAACATGAATCAAATTCTATCCTTAATATTCCAGAACCACAATATCATCGAAAAAAAACATATTTCGCTCTTCGGGGATAACGAAATCTCAGTTTTATGTGAGCGAGCAGGCATTAATATCATCAAAAAAGAGAGATTTTATCTCCCCATTCCTAGAACACAGAGATATATCCCGATAAGATCGCGTTTTGGTGTATGGAACATCTATGTGTGTAATAAAAAATCATCATAACCATATTATTGTGTGATTTGCTCAAAAATATGGGAGAGGGATGCAGTTAGGGATTCGTAATTATATTTTTTCCGGAACTCCTTGATTCTGTCGGATACAACGATTTGTTTCCCTGATGCTGATTGATAGTTGTGATATTCATCTACAATCACGTTGATAATATCAGATATTTCTCCAGTCTGGATCACATGAGCATGGTCAGCATATTTCTTTAAAAATGTCAGAGATGATCCTTCAGAAACCAAAGCAAGTATAGGCCTTGCAGAGGCAATATATGGGAATAATTTATTAGGGATTGCATACGTAGGTGTAGAATCTTTTGTTTTTCCCTCAATGAGGAGCAGCAGGTGTGAACGGTATAGCAGATTATCAGCATCCACTTTTGGGATTAACCCTAAATAACGCACAATTTCCGATAGTCCCAAATGGTCAACAATCTGATGTATAGAAGGGACATCCCTCCCAGCCCATAGAAACTGGATCCTGTCTTTTGGTATCATTCCTTCTTGAATGATCTGATGAAGGGCTAGCAAAAATGCTTCCGGGTTTCGGGATCCGTAAAAATAGCCAGTATATGCTATTGTATATTTATCAAAAGGCTCCGGATCTGCCGGGATGTCCTGAATATCAAAGCCATTGTTAATTACGGAGGATTTTAATATGAGAGATGGAGAGGCCCGGACATAATGGTCTCTCAACTCATCGGTGTTGAATATTACATGATCGGTGGAACTCAATACAGTCCTTTCAAATTTCTGATCGAATCGCTCAACAACCTTTAGAGAATATGAAGAGCCATAAGGATTAATTGTCCACCCATCTCGAAAATCTATGATAAGAGGAACTCCAGTTAATTCTTTCAAGCGTTTTCCGATTAGTGCAGAGGAAAAAGGAGGGCCGGAGACATAGATCAGATCAATATTTTCCTGTTCAATTATTTCTTTACCCTTTTTTACCGCCATCGGGATCCATCCGAGATATGCATCAGGTATCAGAACCTTCGAATGGACGCCTATTCTCCTCAGTCCACCTTCCACGACTGAGAGGTTGTTGAGGATGTTCCATGCCCGGTATACCCTGACATGGTCCGGGATCTCATCCCTCCCAAAGTCGGTATAAAAGCGATCCCTGTTTTTGACGGTGAGCACATAGGGCATCCACCCAAATTCCGGCAGATATTTTGTGAACTTCAAAGTCCGAATAACACCAACGCCGCCAAGAGGGGGATAAAAATATGATATAACCAGGACTTTTTTCATTTCTTTACCCCGGCAAGGATGATGATACTCGAGGCATAGTGCGGCGTAAACTGTACACAACGATCAAGCATCTGAACGGAAAAACGTAGGACTGTATCCCCGACAAAAGGATGCATTTTATTCAGAATTTCCCGGGATAAAGGAGGGAAAAAACCGCAGACTTT
Proteins encoded in this window:
- a CDS encoding nucleotide sugar dehydrogenase yields the protein MKICVIGLGYIGFPTALLLSKNYEVTGCDINEDLVKKIKNKIVPFFEPGIEDLFDKTQLKAETHPVPSDVFLICVPTPFDKEVKMADLRYVKGALESIVSVLVPGNLVIIESTITPGTCEKIAVPILERSGLKVGEDIHLSHCPERAIPGKTLSEMVQNDRIIGGIDKFSADLTEDIYRTYVKGKIYKTNIRTAEFVKLIENTYRDVNIALANEIAMLSEEMGINIWEAIDLANKHPRVNIHLPGPGVGGHCIAVDPWFLTENSINATLITTAREINDNMPSFVVSRIKRILKDHGILNPTVSVFGVAYKANVDDTRETPALKLIKLCEKEGWSVRIFDPNVKKFEYPLLSLEKAIDGTDIIIIETGHDQFKDVLSNPDIRSRLNNKIVLDCHNIIDKSAWKKAGFSIYTLGDGSI
- a CDS encoding class I SAM-dependent methyltransferase, which translates into the protein MKKEMSCHSGPCDHSLGHDPQGHTDTTKKRHIVTDSYSLNQYQDAPLERGDVLRFQLLAKYAYGSVLDVGCGTGDMANYMSDVVQEYVGLDTGGLIQVHGSLYQLPIKDSAFDTVILSEVLEHLEHPIYALKEIARVSKERILISVPNPWNMNQILSLIFQNHNIIEKKHISLFGDNEISVLCERAGINIIKKERFYLPIPRTQRYIPIRSRFGVWNIYVCNKKSS
- a CDS encoding flippase, which encodes MGIDPLHRQSIISLFSTISVTAIGFIATMYFAHTLGPSIYGIYSLFLAYYSIFTLLGDGGFGGAAVKRISEGKEQNAHFTAFLFLRITFLAVSATAVLALSDYLMTEGATGMVPWLILALIVGVFLGVTVNGVYGEGMVGVNQTSSLLNNVVKVLSQVLAVFLGYGIAGLIGGFVAGMIVGGLFCLRYLHLRLARFTAAHLKNLLTFSFWIFLASSGATVFSYADTVLVGYFMSSADVGIYRIAFQFTAAATFTTTALHTTLYPKISRWHADGALDRVTLSLSRAVTYSLLLAVPVAVGGWILGDRLLYFFYGAGFAEGAAVLGILLLVQVVNVFMYLQTMCLNAIDRPRESFYATGTAAVVNIVLDLALIPLFGIEGAAIATLVTMLVNAGIARYYLSKQIPVKLERGPVLHILLAAGAMALVVLLYRLTIPLTNVFIVLAAVALGGLVYGLVLLKADPGLRDEIRDLVVQLGAPWPRWL
- the wecB gene encoding non-hydrolyzing UDP-N-acetylglucosamine 2-epimerase is translated as MKVSIILGTRPEIIKMSPVIRQLQSRSLDFYIIHTGQHYSYNMDKIFFDQLHLPNPHYNLDVGSGTHGRQTGLMLEKIEDIFIKNTPDIILVQGDTNTVLAAALVASKMGIKIGHIEAGLRSFDRSMPEETNRVITDHLSDYLFAPTEIAKNNLLHEGIDDRSIFVCGNTVVDAVMQNLDISKKDTQILEKYGISKNNYFLITAHRQENVDQKSKLIGIIQGLKMLYEEYGIPILFPAHPRTQKNLHQFGIPIPDGTIMFDPPGYLEFLQLEENAKLILTDSGGVQEESCILGVPTVTLRENTERPETIHIGANMIVGTDPNKIIQGVRTMILQQIKWINPFGDGNAGKRIVDTIIEGKS
- a CDS encoding glycosyltransferase, which produces MKKVLVISYFYPPLGGVGVIRTLKFTKYLPEFGWMPYVLTVKNRDRFYTDFGRDEIPDHVRVYRAWNILNNLSVVEGGLRRIGVHSKVLIPDAYLGWIPMAVKKGKEIIEQENIDLIYVSGPPFSSALIGKRLKELTGVPLIIDFRDGWTINPYGSSYSLKVVERFDQKFERTVLSSTDHVIFNTDELRDHYVRASPSLILKSSVINNGFDIQDIPADPEPFDKYTIAYTGYFYGSRNPEAFLLALHQIIQEGMIPKDRIQFLWAGRDVPSIHQIVDHLGLSEIVRYLGLIPKVDADNLLYRSHLLLLIEGKTKDSTPTYAIPNKLFPYIASARPILALVSEGSSLTFLKKYADHAHVIQTGEISDIINVIVDEYHNYQSASGKQIVVSDRIKEFRKKYNYESLTASLSHIFEQITQ
- a CDS encoding nucleotidyltransferase family protein, whose product is MECMAGTVDTIPGTWEVQRILEVLRQAKPDLLRKYGVREIGVFGSYSRNEQVEGSDVDILVDLAHPIGWDVVDLRDDLEHLLGLRVDLVLKGGINRRKNLRRSISRDLVYV